A single genomic interval of Trinickia acidisoli harbors:
- a CDS encoding acyl-CoA synthetase: MSTHMYEAGLGKNAANFAALTPLMFIERAASVYPTRLAVVHGEIRRTWQETYARTRRLASALAARGIGLGDTVAVMLPNTPAMVEAHFGIPMTGAVLNTLNTRLDAGTLAFMLNHGEATAVLVDREFSDLMRSVLPAVERPILVIDVDDTQYTGPGERLGEIEYEALLAGGDPEFAWQPPSDEWNAISLNYTSGTTGNPKGVVYHHRGAYTAAISNILEWDMPKHAVYLWTLPMFHCNGWCFPWAVAARAGVNVCLRKVDAKAIFDLIRAERVTHYCGAPIVHNLLVNAPDEHKTGIAHRVNAMVAGAAPPAALIESLELLGFELTHVYGLTEVYGPASVCPQQDEWRTLDIGERARLNARQGVRYHLQEGCAVLDADTMTPVPSDGETIGEVMFRGNIAMKGYLKNPTATEDAFRGGWFHSGDLGVAYPDGYIRIKDRSKDIIISGGENISSIEIEDVLYRHPAVLAVAVVAKPDPRWGETPCAFVELKAGATATAADLIAHCKAHLAGFKVPRAIEFAELPKTSTGKIQKFELRKLAKSVAAIDI; encoded by the coding sequence ATGAGCACACACATGTACGAAGCGGGCCTCGGCAAGAACGCCGCGAACTTCGCCGCGCTCACGCCACTCATGTTCATCGAGCGCGCCGCAAGCGTCTATCCGACACGCCTTGCCGTCGTACACGGCGAGATTCGCCGGACTTGGCAGGAAACCTATGCCCGCACGCGACGCCTTGCATCGGCACTCGCGGCGCGCGGCATCGGGCTCGGCGACACCGTCGCCGTCATGCTGCCGAATACGCCGGCCATGGTGGAAGCGCATTTCGGCATCCCCATGACCGGCGCCGTGCTCAATACGCTCAATACGCGCCTCGACGCCGGCACGCTGGCCTTCATGCTCAATCACGGCGAAGCCACGGCCGTGCTGGTGGATCGCGAGTTCTCCGACTTGATGCGCTCCGTGCTGCCGGCCGTCGAGCGGCCCATCCTCGTCATCGACGTCGACGATACGCAATACACCGGCCCCGGCGAGCGGCTCGGCGAAATCGAGTACGAGGCGTTGCTCGCGGGCGGTGATCCCGAATTCGCATGGCAGCCGCCGAGCGACGAATGGAACGCCATCAGCCTGAACTACACGTCTGGGACAACCGGCAATCCGAAGGGCGTCGTCTATCACCATCGCGGCGCCTATACCGCTGCAATCAGCAATATCCTCGAATGGGACATGCCCAAGCATGCCGTCTATCTCTGGACGCTGCCCATGTTTCACTGCAACGGATGGTGCTTCCCTTGGGCCGTTGCCGCGCGTGCCGGCGTCAACGTCTGCCTGCGCAAGGTCGATGCAAAAGCGATCTTCGATCTCATTCGCGCCGAGCGCGTCACGCATTACTGCGGCGCGCCGATCGTGCACAACCTGCTCGTCAATGCCCCCGACGAACACAAGACCGGCATCGCGCATCGCGTCAATGCGATGGTGGCGGGCGCCGCGCCACCTGCCGCGTTGATCGAAAGCCTCGAGCTGCTCGGCTTCGAACTCACGCACGTCTATGGGCTCACTGAAGTGTATGGCCCCGCATCGGTCTGCCCTCAACAAGACGAATGGCGCACGCTCGACATCGGCGAGCGCGCCCGCCTGAATGCGCGTCAAGGCGTGCGCTATCACCTGCAGGAGGGATGCGCGGTGCTCGATGCCGACACCATGACACCCGTGCCGTCCGACGGTGAAACGATCGGCGAGGTCATGTTCCGCGGCAACATCGCCATGAAGGGATACTTGAAGAACCCGACTGCCACGGAAGACGCATTTCGCGGCGGCTGGTTTCATTCGGGCGATCTCGGCGTTGCCTATCCCGACGGCTACATCCGCATCAAGGATCGCAGCAAGGACATCATCATCTCGGGCGGCGAAAACATTTCGAGCATCGAGATCGAAGACGTTTTGTACCGGCATCCTGCCGTGCTCGCGGTCGCCGTCGTGGCCAAGCCCGATCCGCGCTGGGGCGAAACGCCTTGCGCGTTCGTCGAACTCAAGGCAGGCGCCACGGCCACGGCTGCCGATTTGATTGCGCATTGCAAGGCGCATCTCGCCGGCTTCAAGGTACCGCGCGCGATCGAATTCGCCGAATTACCGAAAACGTCGACCGGCAAGATCCAGAAATTCGAGCTACGCAAATTGGCCAAATCCGTGGCCGCGATCGACATATGA
- the acnD gene encoding Fe/S-dependent 2-methylisocitrate dehydratase AcnD, which produces MNTEYRKALPGTGLDYFDARAAVEAIEKGAYDTLPYTSRVHAENLVRRCDPSLLTDALKQLIERKRDLDFPWFPARVVCHDILGQTAFVDLAGLRDAIAARGGDPSLVNPVVPTQLVVDHSLAVECGGYDKDAFAKNRAIEDRRNEDRFHFIDWTKKAFKNVDVIPPGNGILHQINLERMSPVVQVRDGVAFPDTLVGTDSHTPMVDALGVIAVGVGGLEAESVMLGRASWMRLPDIVGVELTGERQPGITATDIVLALTEFLRKEKVVSAYLEFYGEGTSRLTLGDRATIANMAPEFGATAAMFYIDEQTMRYLKLTGRDDALVKLVETYAKEAGLWADTLSHAQYERVLRFDLSSVTRNIAGPSNPHRRVPTTELAARGISGTVENEPGKMPDGAVIIAAITSCTNTNNPRNMIAAGLVARNANRLGLLRKPWVKTSLAPGSKAVTLYLEEAGLMRELEQLGFGVVAYACTSCNGMSGALDPVIQKEVLDRDLYATAVLSGNRNFDGRIHPYAKQAFLASPPLVVAYAIAGTIRFDIEKDVLGVDANGNAITLKDVWPSDEEIDAVVASSVKPEQFRRVYEPMFAIAAQQSESADPLYDWRPQSTYIRRPPYWEGALAGKRTLKGMRALAVLGDNITTDHISPSNAIMRTSAAGEYLEKMGLPEEDFNSYATHRGDHLTAQRATFANPTLKNEMAIENGQMKAGSLARVEPEGKVTRMWEAIETYMERKQPLIIVAGADYGQGSSRDWAAKGVRLAGVESIVAEGFERIHRTNLVGMGVLPLEFKPGTNRTTLGIDGTETFDVIGKPTPRADLALVIERKNGERVTVPVTCRLDTAEEVSIYEAGGVLQRFAQDFLESATTA; this is translated from the coding sequence ATGAACACTGAATACCGTAAAGCTTTGCCCGGCACCGGGCTCGACTATTTCGACGCGCGCGCAGCCGTCGAGGCGATCGAAAAGGGCGCATACGACACGCTCCCCTACACGTCGCGCGTGCATGCGGAAAACCTCGTGCGCCGCTGCGATCCCTCGCTCCTGACCGATGCGCTCAAGCAACTGATCGAGCGCAAGCGCGACCTCGATTTCCCGTGGTTCCCGGCACGGGTCGTGTGTCACGACATCCTCGGCCAAACGGCCTTCGTCGATCTCGCAGGGCTGCGCGACGCCATCGCCGCGCGCGGCGGCGACCCGTCGCTCGTCAATCCCGTCGTGCCGACGCAGCTCGTCGTCGATCACTCGCTCGCCGTCGAATGCGGCGGGTACGACAAAGATGCGTTTGCGAAGAATCGCGCGATCGAGGATCGCCGCAATGAAGATCGCTTCCATTTCATCGACTGGACGAAGAAAGCGTTCAAGAACGTCGACGTTATCCCTCCGGGCAACGGTATCCTCCATCAGATCAACCTCGAGCGCATGAGCCCCGTCGTGCAGGTGCGCGACGGCGTCGCGTTTCCCGATACGCTCGTCGGCACCGATTCGCACACGCCGATGGTCGATGCGCTCGGCGTCATCGCCGTCGGCGTCGGAGGCCTCGAAGCCGAAAGCGTCATGCTCGGCCGTGCATCGTGGATGCGCCTGCCCGACATCGTCGGCGTCGAACTGACGGGCGAGCGCCAGCCCGGCATCACGGCCACCGACATCGTGCTCGCGCTAACGGAATTCCTGCGCAAAGAGAAGGTCGTCTCGGCCTACCTCGAGTTCTACGGCGAAGGCACGTCGCGCCTGACGCTCGGCGACCGCGCGACGATCGCGAACATGGCGCCGGAATTCGGCGCCACGGCGGCGATGTTCTACATCGACGAACAAACGATGCGCTACCTGAAGCTCACGGGCCGCGACGATGCGCTCGTCAAGCTCGTCGAAACGTATGCCAAGGAAGCAGGACTCTGGGCCGATACGCTCTCGCACGCGCAATACGAGCGCGTGTTGCGCTTCGATCTGTCGAGCGTCACGCGTAATATCGCGGGCCCGTCGAACCCGCACCGCCGCGTGCCGACAACCGAACTCGCGGCGCGCGGCATCAGCGGCACGGTCGAGAACGAACCGGGCAAGATGCCCGACGGCGCCGTCATCATCGCGGCCATCACGAGTTGCACGAATACGAACAACCCGCGCAACATGATCGCGGCGGGCTTGGTCGCACGGAATGCCAATCGCTTAGGACTCCTGCGCAAGCCGTGGGTCAAAACCTCGCTCGCCCCCGGATCGAAGGCCGTCACGCTCTACCTCGAAGAAGCGGGCCTCATGCGCGAACTCGAGCAACTCGGCTTCGGTGTCGTCGCTTATGCTTGCACGTCGTGCAATGGAATGTCGGGCGCACTCGACCCCGTGATTCAAAAGGAAGTCCTCGACCGCGATCTCTACGCCACCGCTGTGCTCTCGGGCAATCGCAACTTCGACGGACGCATCCATCCTTATGCGAAGCAAGCGTTCCTTGCCTCGCCGCCGCTCGTCGTTGCCTATGCGATCGCGGGCACGATCCGTTTCGACATCGAGAAAGACGTCCTCGGCGTCGATGCGAACGGAAATGCGATCACGCTGAAGGACGTGTGGCCTTCCGACGAAGAGATCGACGCCGTCGTCGCATCGAGCGTCAAGCCCGAACAGTTCCGGCGCGTGTACGAACCGATGTTCGCCATTGCCGCGCAACAGAGCGAAAGCGCCGATCCGCTCTACGATTGGCGGCCGCAAAGCACCTATATCCGCCGCCCGCCGTATTGGGAAGGCGCGCTCGCGGGCAAACGCACGCTCAAGGGCATGCGGGCGCTGGCCGTGCTCGGCGACAACATCACGACCGATCACATTTCGCCGTCGAACGCGATCATGCGCACGAGCGCGGCAGGCGAGTACCTCGAAAAAATGGGCCTGCCCGAAGAAGACTTCAACTCGTACGCAACGCACCGCGGCGACCACCTGACGGCCCAGCGTGCGACGTTCGCCAACCCAACGTTGAAGAACGAGATGGCGATCGAGAACGGCCAGATGAAGGCGGGCTCGCTCGCCCGCGTCGAGCCCGAAGGCAAGGTCACGCGTATGTGGGAAGCGATCGAAACGTACATGGAGCGCAAGCAGCCGCTCATCATCGTCGCCGGCGCCGATTACGGGCAGGGCTCGTCGCGCGACTGGGCGGCCAAGGGCGTACGCCTGGCCGGCGTCGAATCGATCGTGGCCGAGGGCTTCGAACGTATCCACCGCACGAACCTCGTCGGCATGGGCGTGCTGCCGCTCGAGTTCAAGCCCGGCACGAATCGCACGACGCTCGGCATCGACGGCACCGAAACGTTCGACGTGATCGGCAAGCCCACGCCGCGTGCGGACCTCGCGCTCGTGATCGAACGCAAGAACGGCGAGCGCGTTACCGTGCCCGTCACGTGCCGGCTCGATACGGCCGAGGAAGTCTCGATCTACGAGGCAGGCGGCGTATTGCAGCGCTTCGCACAGGACTTTCTCGAATCGGCCACGACGGCCTAA
- the prpF gene encoding 2-methylaconitate cis-trans isomerase PrpF: protein MTHLPQIKVPAVYMRGGTSKGVFFRLQDLPEAAQVPGAARDALLMRVIGSPDPYGKQIDGMGGATSSTSKTVILSKSTRPDHDVDYLFGQVAIDKAFVDWSGNCGNLSAAVGPVAISNGLVDPARIPRDGIATVRIWQANIGKTIVAHVPMTNGAVQETGDFELDGVTFPAAEVALEFMDPAADEDGAGGAMFPTGRVVDDLDVPGVGALKATMINAGIPTIFIEAEAIGYKGTELQDAINSDDKALAMFETIRAHGALRMGLIERIEDIAKRQHTPKVAFVAKPADYVASSGKTVRAADADLLVRAMSMGKLHHAMMGTAAVAIGTAAAIPGTLVNLAAGGGEREAVRFGHPSGTLRVGAQAAFVGGEWVVKKALMSRSARVLMEGWVRVPG from the coding sequence ATGACGCACCTACCGCAAATCAAAGTGCCGGCCGTGTACATGCGCGGCGGCACCAGCAAGGGCGTGTTTTTCCGCCTGCAAGACTTGCCCGAGGCCGCGCAGGTTCCGGGCGCGGCGCGCGACGCACTGCTCATGCGCGTGATCGGCAGCCCCGATCCGTACGGCAAGCAGATCGACGGCATGGGCGGCGCCACGTCGAGCACGAGCAAGACCGTGATCCTCTCGAAGAGCACGCGGCCCGATCACGACGTCGACTACCTCTTCGGGCAAGTGGCGATCGACAAGGCATTCGTCGATTGGAGCGGCAATTGCGGCAACCTGTCGGCGGCGGTTGGCCCGGTCGCGATCTCGAACGGGCTCGTCGATCCCGCCCGCATCCCGCGCGACGGAATCGCTACCGTACGGATTTGGCAGGCCAACATCGGCAAGACAATCGTGGCGCACGTGCCGATGACGAACGGCGCCGTGCAAGAGACGGGCGACTTCGAACTCGACGGCGTCACGTTTCCGGCCGCCGAAGTTGCACTCGAGTTCATGGACCCGGCAGCCGACGAAGACGGCGCCGGCGGCGCGATGTTTCCGACTGGCCGCGTCGTCGACGATCTCGACGTACCCGGCGTCGGCGCGTTGAAGGCAACGATGATCAACGCCGGCATTCCGACGATTTTCATCGAGGCCGAAGCGATCGGCTACAAAGGTACCGAACTGCAAGACGCCATCAATAGCGACGACAAAGCGCTCGCGATGTTCGAGACGATACGCGCGCACGGCGCGTTGCGCATGGGCCTCATCGAACGCATCGAAGACATCGCGAAGCGGCAGCATACGCCAAAGGTCGCCTTCGTCGCAAAGCCGGCCGATTACGTCGCATCGAGCGGCAAGACTGTGCGCGCGGCCGACGCCGACCTGCTCGTGCGTGCGATGTCGATGGGCAAATTGCATCACGCGATGATGGGAACGGCCGCCGTCGCAATCGGCACCGCAGCGGCAATCCCGGGCACGCTCGTCAATCTCGCCGCCGGCGGCGGCGAGCGCGAGGCCGTGCGCTTCGGCCATCCGTCCGGCACGCTACGCGTCGGCGCGCAAGCCGCGTTCGTGGGCGGCGAATGGGTCGTCAAGAAAGCGTTGATGAGCCGCAGCGCGCGCGTATTGATGGAAGGTTGGGTGCGCGTGCCCGGATAA
- a CDS encoding MFS transporter, whose translation MHSDVESRVTRRLAWRIIPFVMVLYFVSFLDRVNVGFAAMAMNKAIGLSSTAFGLGGGLFFVGYFLFEVPSNLILHRVGARIWIARVMITWGIVSAASAFTAGPTSFYVLRFLLGVAEAGFFPGIILYLSLWFPTKQRAAAAAWFMAAAPLSTVIGSPISGAIMQMPSMFGLANWQWLYVIEAVPAIALGFVVLRFLSDTPSKAEWLRADERDWLVAKMKEESRERETHAGHTAGALKALRDPRVLALALIYFGTSAGLYTLGLWAPLIIRQYGFTAMETGLLNAVPSVAAVVTMILWARHSDRTKERTWHVVLPCVLACVGFIFAGQADTALLIVLALVVVNVGISAAKAPLWAMPSKFLSGAGAAAGIAMINSIGNLGGFVGPFVIGWLKHRTGSYAAGLYFVGATLAVSAIVTLLLSAKSGRPALAGVEHDH comes from the coding sequence ATGCATTCAGACGTCGAATCGCGGGTAACGCGCAGGCTTGCGTGGCGCATCATTCCGTTCGTCATGGTGCTGTACTTCGTGAGCTTTTTGGATCGCGTCAACGTAGGCTTCGCGGCGATGGCGATGAACAAGGCCATCGGCCTGTCGTCGACCGCGTTCGGCTTGGGTGGAGGTTTATTCTTCGTCGGCTACTTTCTGTTCGAAGTGCCGTCGAATTTGATTCTTCACCGCGTGGGGGCGCGTATTTGGATCGCGCGCGTCATGATCACCTGGGGCATCGTATCGGCGGCTTCCGCTTTCACGGCCGGCCCCACCAGCTTTTATGTCTTGCGTTTCCTGTTGGGCGTGGCGGAGGCTGGATTCTTCCCCGGCATCATTCTCTATTTGAGCCTTTGGTTTCCGACGAAACAGCGTGCCGCGGCGGCCGCTTGGTTCATGGCCGCGGCGCCGCTCTCCACGGTGATCGGCTCGCCGATTTCCGGCGCGATCATGCAGATGCCGTCGATGTTCGGGCTGGCCAATTGGCAATGGCTGTATGTCATCGAAGCGGTTCCGGCGATTGCGCTAGGCTTCGTCGTGCTCCGATTCCTCTCGGATACGCCATCGAAAGCAGAATGGCTGCGCGCGGATGAGCGCGATTGGCTCGTCGCAAAGATGAAGGAGGAATCGAGAGAGCGTGAGACCCATGCGGGTCATACGGCCGGCGCATTGAAGGCCCTGCGCGACCCACGCGTGCTGGCGCTTGCGCTGATTTATTTCGGCACGTCGGCTGGACTTTATACGCTTGGGCTGTGGGCGCCGCTGATCATCCGCCAGTACGGCTTTACCGCAATGGAGACGGGCCTGCTCAATGCCGTTCCAAGCGTTGCCGCGGTGGTGACGATGATACTTTGGGCTCGGCACTCGGATCGAACGAAGGAGCGCACTTGGCACGTCGTGCTCCCGTGCGTGCTCGCATGCGTTGGTTTCATATTCGCCGGGCAGGCCGACACGGCGTTGTTGATCGTGCTCGCGCTTGTCGTCGTCAACGTAGGCATCAGCGCGGCAAAGGCGCCGCTTTGGGCGATGCCGAGCAAGTTTCTTTCCGGTGCCGGCGCGGCGGCCGGCATTGCGATGATCAATTCGATCGGCAACCTCGGCGGATTCGTGGGGCCGTTCGTGATCGGTTGGCTGAAACATCGAACGGGCAGCTATGCCGCGGGCTTGTACTTCGTCGGCGCCACGCTGGCCGTATCGGCGATCGTCACGCTGTTGTTGAGCGCGAAGTCAGGTCGGCCCGCGTTGGCGGGCGTCGAGCACGATCATTGA
- a CDS encoding tartrate dehydrogenase, whose translation MKTYRIATIPGDGIGKEVVPAGKAVLDALAKTTARFAFEFENFDWGADYYRAHGVMMPEGGLDQLRDKDAILFGSAGDPDVPDHVTLWGLRLKICQGLDQYANVRPTRILPGIDAPLKRCKPEDLNWVIVRENSEGEYSGVGGRVHQGHPLEAATDVSILTRAGVERIMRFAFRLAQSRPRKLLTVITKSNAQRHAMVMWDEIAQQISQEFPDVQWDKELVDAATARMVNRPATLDTIVATNLHADILSDLAAALAGSLGIAPTGNIDPERRYPSMFEPIHGSAFDIMGKGLANPIGTFWSVVMLLEHLGEANAAGHVMRAIENVTANPTLHTGDLGGKATTAQVTAAVCAFLEKEAVTA comes from the coding sequence ATGAAGACCTATCGCATTGCAACCATTCCTGGCGACGGCATCGGCAAGGAAGTCGTTCCGGCGGGGAAGGCGGTACTCGACGCACTTGCCAAGACGACCGCACGTTTTGCTTTCGAGTTCGAGAATTTCGATTGGGGCGCCGACTACTATCGGGCGCACGGCGTGATGATGCCCGAGGGCGGCCTTGATCAACTGCGCGACAAAGACGCGATTCTCTTCGGCTCGGCGGGGGACCCCGACGTTCCCGATCACGTCACGCTCTGGGGCTTGCGTCTGAAGATTTGCCAAGGCCTCGATCAATACGCCAACGTGCGGCCGACGCGGATTCTGCCCGGCATCGACGCACCGCTCAAACGCTGCAAGCCCGAGGATTTGAACTGGGTCATCGTCCGCGAGAATTCCGAGGGCGAATATTCGGGCGTGGGCGGTCGTGTGCATCAAGGCCATCCGCTCGAGGCGGCGACCGACGTGTCGATCCTCACGCGTGCCGGCGTCGAGCGCATCATGCGTTTCGCTTTCCGCCTGGCGCAGTCGCGTCCGCGCAAGTTGCTGACTGTGATCACCAAGAGCAATGCGCAGCGCCATGCAATGGTGATGTGGGACGAGATCGCTCAGCAGATCTCGCAGGAGTTTCCCGACGTCCAATGGGACAAAGAACTCGTCGATGCGGCCACGGCGCGCATGGTCAATCGTCCGGCCACGCTCGACACGATCGTCGCGACGAATCTGCACGCCGACATCCTTAGCGATCTCGCAGCCGCACTGGCCGGCAGTCTCGGCATTGCGCCCACCGGCAACATCGATCCTGAACGCCGTTATCCGTCGATGTTCGAACCGATTCACGGTTCGGCGTTCGACATCATGGGCAAGGGGCTCGCTAATCCGATCGGCACGTTCTGGTCGGTCGTGATGCTGCTCGAGCACTTGGGCGAAGCGAACGCTGCCGGGCATGTAATGCGCGCCATCGAGAACGTGACCGCGAATCCGACATTGCACACCGGCGATCTCGGCGGCAAGGCGACCACCGCGCAGGTGACGGCCGCCGTTTGCGCGTTCTTGGAGAAAGAAGCCGTGACCGCCTAG
- a CDS encoding LysR substrate-binding domain-containing protein — MMDAVQPADLGFFSTLAASGSLSAAARELGLTPAAVSKRLAQMEQRAGVPLINRTTRRMMLTPEGEVYLEHARRILDEIDELGELLGGSKKNPTGLLRVNATLGFGRSHIGPVISRFVARYPQVSVQLQLSVAPPPLSDDTFDVCVRFGEPPDSRVIARRLAPNRRLLCAAPTYIARRGMPATPHDLAKHNCISIRQGDEPYGVWRLSNPRGPSRQTEAVRINGNLTTNDGEIAVKWALDGHGILMRAEWDIKEYLADGRLVAVLPDYETPGADIYAVYAQRHQLSTRIRAFVDFLALQLSGARSG; from the coding sequence GTGATGGACGCCGTTCAACCTGCCGATTTGGGCTTCTTCTCGACGCTGGCCGCGTCCGGCAGCTTGAGCGCGGCGGCACGCGAGCTGGGCTTGACGCCGGCGGCCGTCAGCAAGCGGCTTGCGCAGATGGAACAGCGCGCGGGGGTGCCGTTGATCAACCGCACGACGCGCCGGATGATGTTGACGCCCGAAGGCGAGGTGTATTTGGAGCATGCTCGCCGTATCCTCGACGAGATCGACGAACTGGGTGAGTTGCTCGGCGGCTCCAAAAAGAATCCGACGGGGCTGTTGCGCGTCAATGCGACTTTAGGTTTCGGACGCAGCCACATCGGGCCGGTGATTTCGCGATTCGTCGCGCGATATCCGCAGGTATCCGTGCAACTTCAACTTTCTGTCGCGCCACCCCCGCTCTCCGACGATACGTTCGATGTTTGCGTTCGCTTCGGCGAGCCGCCCGATAGTCGAGTCATTGCACGACGCCTCGCGCCGAATCGGCGACTGCTGTGCGCGGCACCCACTTATATCGCCCGGCGCGGCATGCCGGCCACGCCGCATGATTTGGCAAAACACAACTGCATCAGCATTCGCCAAGGAGACGAACCGTACGGCGTATGGCGACTCTCGAATCCACGCGGCCCCTCTCGTCAAACCGAAGCCGTTCGCATCAATGGAAATCTGACGACCAACGATGGAGAAATTGCCGTGAAGTGGGCTCTCGATGGGCACGGCATCTTGATGCGCGCCGAATGGGACATCAAGGAATACCTTGCCGACGGTCGCCTGGTTGCCGTTCTGCCCGATTACGAAACGCCGGGCGCGGATATCTATGCCGTCTATGCTCAGCGGCATCAATTGTCCACGCGAATTCGCGCGTTCGTCGATTTTCTTGCGCTGCAGCTTAGCGGGGCGCGAAGCGGCTAA